The genomic interval CAGATCGCGGCGTTCCACGCCGCATCGGATGGCACCTACGGGGCGCCGCGGATCCACGCCGACTTGCAGGACGCCGGTGTCGCCGTATCGCGGAAGAAGGTCGCCAGCCTGATGCGGGACAAGAGGATCGCGGGTATCAGCCCCCGCACCTGGCACCCGCCGACCACCGTCCACGGGGATGACCCGTTCCCCGTCCCCGACCTCGTTGAGCGGCAGTTCGACCAGGGTGAGAGGGACCTGGCTTGGTTCTCGGACATCACCTATCTGCGCACCGGTGAGGGATGGGCATACCTGTGCGTCGTCCGCGACGGGCACACCCGCCGGGTCCTCGGACGCTGCGTCGCCGACAACATGCACACCGACCTCGTGGAGGCGGCACTGCGGCAAGCAGTCGCGCTCCGCGGTGCGCTGCCGCGGAAGGTGATCTTCCACGCGGACAGGGGCACCCAGTACACCAGCGGCCAGCTCGCGGACGCCGCGAGGGAGCTTGGGGTGCTCCGGTCGATGGGCCGCACCGGCGTGTGCTGGGACAACGCTGCCGCCGAGTCGTTCTGGTCGATCTTCAAGAACGAGTACTACCACCGGCACGTGTTCGCCACGATCGACGCTGCTCGCCGCGGCGCATACGCCTGGATCGACG from Microbacterium aurum carries:
- a CDS encoding IS3 family transposase (programmed frameshift), whose translation is MMGTSKKRKSYTPEYRREAARLVIDTDRTIAAVAREIGVGEALLGRWVHTERARTGDGEAAPLDLDERAELERLRREVQELRMDNEFLGKAAGLLRVEAEPEERFAVIEAEKAGSTTMTVTRMCRLLGVDRRRFYEWRARQSAGPSARQQRDADLTVQIAAFHAASDGTYGAPRIHADLQDAGVAVSRKKVASLMRDKRIAGISPRTWHPPTTVHGDDPFPVPDLVERQFDQGERDLAWFSDITYLRTGEGWAYLCVVRDGHTRRVLGRCVADNMHTDLVEAALRQAVALRGALPRKVIFHADRGTQYTSGQLADAARELGVLRSMGRTGVCWDNAAAESFWSIFKNEYYHRHVFATIDAARRGAYAWIDGWYNARRRHSGIGYLSPLEYERRQLALAA